Proteins from one Salmo salar chromosome ssa07, Ssal_v3.1, whole genome shotgun sequence genomic window:
- the LOC106609044 gene encoding 4-galactosyl-N-acetylglucosaminide 3-alpha-L-fucosyltransferase 9 encodes MSTPASQGVLRPVLIGCFLVACFVGIFFIYYKPQIKFLSCPTDQASHEGKAGCSPCPQVSMAGSHTGQKTHHAQTAIQADDDGVTDTIILIWMWPFGQAFDINSCAYFNIKGCHLTVDKNLYSKAHGVIFHHRDIHGDLKNMPQEQRPWFQKWVWWNGESPANTNRIPGVDHLFNLTASYRLDSDIKVPYGLLVEVTSEDKIFELPKKDKLVCWVVSNWNPNYKRVQVFNELSRHVKVEAYGRHFSRYLENEDYSKMLSSCKFYLAFENSIYKDYATEKLFNAMKLGAVPVVLGPSRDNYEQFIPGDSFIHVDDFSSTEELAKKLLFLDQNEEEYMRYFTWRKNFKVQGWWFGLEHACRSCDYIRRNKGYKTFHNLNKWFWG; translated from the coding sequence ATGTCCACTCCGGCTTCTCAGGGGGTTCTACGGCCTGTTCTGATTGGCTGTTTTTTAGTGGCATGCTTCGTGGGAATATTCTTCATTTACTACAAACCCCAGATCAAGTTCCTTTCATGCCCTACTGACCAGGCATCCCACGAGGGGAAGGCTGGTTGTTCTCCTTGCCCTCAAGTAAGTATGGCAGGGAGCCACACGGGGCAAAAAACACACCATGCCCAGACAGCCATTCAGGCCGATGATGACGGAGTCACAGACACTATCATTTTAATCTGGATGTGGCCATTTGGTCAGGCCTTCGACATAAACTCTTGTGCCTACTTTAACATCAAAGGCTGTCACCTAACAGTGGATAAAAACCTTTACAGCAAGGCGCACGGTGTCATATTCCACCATAGAGACATCCATGGAGACCTGAAGAACATGCCCCAAGAGCAACGTCCATGGTTCCAGAAATGGGTGTGGTGGAATGGAGAATCACCGGCTAACACAAACAGGATTCCTGGTGTTGACCACTTGTTCAATTTGACTGCGAGTTATCGACTGGATTCTGATATCAAGGTTCCATATGGGTTGCTTGTCGAGGTAACCAGTGAGGATAAAATCTTCGAGCTGCCCAAGAAGGACAAATTAGTCTGTTGGGTAGTGAGCAACTGGAACCCAAACTACAAGAGGGTACAGGTGTTCAACGAGCTCAGTAGGCATGTCAAAGTAGAGGCCTATGGGAGACATTTTAGTAGATACCTAGAAAACGAAGACTACTCGAAGATGCTGTCCAGCTGTAAATTCTACCTGGCGTTTGAAAACTCCATCTACAAAGACTATGCTACAGAGAAGCTGTTCAACGCTATGAAGTTGGGAGCAGTGCCCGTTGTTCTAGGTCCATCCAGAGACAACTACGAACAATTTATCCCAGGGGACTCTTTCATCCATGTGGATGATTTCTCCTCTACAGAGGAGCTGGCAAAGAAGCTTCTCTTTCTCGACCAGAACGAGGAAGAATACATGAGGTACTTCACCTGGCGAAAGAACTTTAAAGTCCAGGGATGGTGGTTTGGACTTGAGCACGCCTGTCGCTCATGTGATTACATTCGAAGAAATAAAGGATACAAAACTTTTCATAATCTAAATAAATGGTTTTGGGGCTAA